The DNA sequence TATTGGTAGGACTGTTCAATCAGGATTCATAATATAAGATTTGTAAAGTTGATGGTTATGACGTTTAGCAGAAGAAttgattatgaaaataatgcaaaccaacaaatattactatattatttgcTAAAGAGATTGTGATTGATTTGTCGTTAAAATGAAGTTTTGTTCGTCGACCCTATGCAATCATGGGTTGCGTTAGGATAATAACCAACTTAATGTAATCACTCTGATAATTCatcatttcaataatttaaaatttcaacacaatgACTTGAATATGTCAATTATGTctttatgttgacatttaaatataaatataaaaatgtcaacacaaaaaGATAGTTGACATACTCATgtcattatattaatatgttttatataCGGAGTAGTTGACGAGTTATCacaattatcatattatattagttattatttgattaCACTGAATGCAATTATTGGCTAAATTGATATTGtaataacaacaattttacAAGAATAATTACTATGTGTACATGTGATACAAAAAACTGTACCTCTTTTTctgatattaatttattttgtgagtgtcacttttttgttttacaaaAAATGAGAACATAATTATGACACTATTcctattttacatttttcttctatttttttggatcgTGAGAATTAGttgtatatatacatttaattaataagattaCTATGGTAAAATTTCTACTTTCTTGGTATATGTAATTTGACGAATTTGCAATTTACATCATAATAATGTCAGTGTAAAATGTAACTTGCATCTCAATAGCAAAGTTCAAGGCATTGATTGAATAGTGTTGGTAACTTGGTAATGTTATTTCTCTAAATTGTACATGCAGTTTTTCCATGAAAAATTCCAGTATCTCGGAATGCCTTAAAATTCACACAACGTCAATTTACTGCATCCgatattttaccatttttcatatttttgtattaagtCGGttaggtttagggtttagtttTAGAGCCTATAAACACAGCGGAAAAACCTTTTCGAGATCCAACTTTTATTTCAAGAATAAATCGAGACTTTGGAAACTAGGGTTAATACGAACTAATGTTACATTTTCTCTTGGTTGGGTCGGCTTTGAGATCGATTATAACATCACAACACTACAACATGATTTCACACATGCCctttattaaaaacaaaattagcaatttatttgataaaaacaaaatccacacacacacacaaacactaaaccctaaaatttTTTAGGCACAAGTAGAAGGGGATTTTTCTTAAACACTGCAAGTCCTTTCGTTGCATCTGTATCCACATCTTGTGCAAGAACTCCTTTAGGCAATTCCCAATCAAAACTATACACCAAATTCGCAACCATAAGCTCGGTTGTCAAGTATCCCATCGACATCCCAGGGCACATTCTTCGACCCGACCCAAAAGGAATGAGCCCGAAATCTTGCCCTTTATAGTCTATTCCACTATTCAAGAATCTCTCAGGAAAGAACTCATCTGGATTTTCCCAGCACTCAGGATCTCGCCCTACAGCATATGCGTTAACATAAACCAATGTTTTCGGCCGGATTTCGTATCCATCTAGAGTGCTTGTCTCAATTGATTCTCTTGGTATAAGAAGTGGAACTGGAGGGTATAACCTCAAACTCTCGTTTATCACAGCTTTTAGGTATGGAAGTTTGGGCAAATCATCTTCATCTACTTTGCCCTTTTTTCCTACCAAACTTCTGATTTCGTTTTGCAGTTTTTCCATAACTTTGGGTGCTTTAATTAGGGCTGTCATTGTCCAGACAACTGCAGCTGGAGTTGTTTCGGCTGAAGCTACGATCATATTCTACAAAACAAAtgataattaatgatttaGATTGAAGTGAAGATGCACCGATTTATAAATTGTTGGAAAAATCACAGGTTAGGTCGATTTCTCTGCAACTTAAAAAATAGTCAATTATATCATGacttttttctcaattgtcgCATTCATTTAGATTTGGGGGATATTCTATATGACATCGAACCTGAAATCCATGGCTTTTATGAAGCTTTGTGTATCACTCTCAAAAGCAATGGattttagtattaaaaatatacttataacATTAGAAATCCAAATTAGTGGAACAATTGAgataaatgttaaaattatgatataccACTATTTCTAATAATGACTTTAGTGTAATCTATAACtttattatgtttatatatgcatcaaatttatactaaaaaaatacaaagacTATTACTTCATGTGAGCTATATGTGACATGTCCGAATCAAATATGTCGCTTAAAATGGGAAGGGGgagtttaaaatatttaaataaatcttaCCATTAGAAGGGCTTTGATGTTTCTCAAAGTGATACCACTCGAAGAAGACTCATCATCACTTTTAAGCTTCATCAACACAGCCACCATATCTTCCACCTCTTTGACCTCCTCCACCCTCCTCGATTCGAGGTGCTCGTCGATGCGCTCGTGATAGAACGAATCCATACCCTTAAATATCGATTCAGCCCTCTTCATTTTTCCACTTATCCAATCCACCAAACCAAACGCGGGAAAGTAATCAGACACAAAGAAGGAGGTCGCTAGCGTGTCGAATCCCTTAAGAAACTCAAGGAACCTCTTCGTATCCGACCATTCCTCCGAGTATAGCCTCTTCCCAAAAGTGATCCCGCATAGAATATGGATGCCGGCCGCCATGACCACCTCGTTCACATTCACTTCTCCCGAGGCTGAAGAAGAGATCCCTGTGATCATGCGGGAGATCTCTTCTTCGCGGACAGGGCGATAAGATTGAACCCTTTTGCTGCTGAAGAGATGAATGTGTACCGTCTTTCTTATCTCCTTCCAATCATCGTTGTAAGGTGTGAACGCGACGTCGGAGCTGTTGTAGGAGAGTTTCTGCTGCCCTAAGTAATTAGGTCTACTACAAAATGCCAAATCTTGGATTTTCAATACTTCTTTGGCTAATTTGGCTGAGGAAATTACTAGGAGGGGTCTAGAGGCTAGTTTCATGTGGATGACGGGGCCGTATTTTTTCGAGAGTTGGTGGAGGTAAATGTGTGGCTCTGCCGCCTTGCCGAGCTGGTGGAAGTTTCCAATCAGCGGTAGAGGCGGCGGGCCTGGTGGTAGAGTGGTTAATGCCCGAGGTTTGGCTTTGTGTAGGATGTAGAAAATCAAGATTATTGGGAGAGTTATGgataatagtagtaacattGTGATGAATGAGGGTTTAATTTGATGGATAAGTAGTGGGATGAAACTTGTTGCTTTGGtcctatatttataatgtttttgTACCTAATAGTAGGGATTGTACATACTAATTtaccaatatattttttagatttcaGTTTTGCAAATTACATTTCCAAATTTAGATCttataatagaataataaaatactagtttaactttttaaggtgtgatcaattgctaactttcttaagttgctaattCTGTTAACTCATTaacgcagtgtattaaaaatgtctgcacgatgacattaaaatgtcaatacataatttgttgacatttcaatatactgtgttgacattatgtgttggcattttaatgtcatcgtgttgGCATCactgcgttgatgagttagcagagttagcaatataacacaccaCTTAATTTTTGTCTCTAAATAATTTTGGTGCgaataatgaagaaaaaatttcAGTTGTCATAATTTACAGAATTGATGGGAGATCGTATGCATGTATTAGTacaatttgaattatttagaattatagatttgttgttatgtttttattagTATGTATGTATGGAATCACACTTGTGTGGCAAACTATGATGTGACTGCTTagttttattgtatttaaaacgcggtaaattaaatatatatactcaaaTTCAAATGCGTTGTTTTACGTGAAGTATCATTATTATCATGCAAAATATCCAAGTAGGATTTTGATGTAAGATCTCCAATATGCATGTTGTACATGTTCATatattatcattcaatgataGTGATTTTTGGCTACCTacttacatttaatttatttattgtaattcACCAacctatatttaatttatttataatactaagaGTTAGTCATTAATTGCAATACAAGTTATGTAATTGCAGCGCGAAGTGACATAGTTGTATAACGTGCAAGACTTCATAGATAGTAATGTCCTACATCTGTTTCATGTGGcatatttataagtatttttcatatttcacgTGTTCTAGACAATCAACTTGGAGCTATTGAAAATTAGAGTATGTGAATGACAGTGTGATATAATTAGCTAGTAAACTTGTTCGGACGTTGTCAGTTTTCGGAAGACATTGtattagaaatgagccactcaccccttaaaatgcCTTATAAGGGGGAGGGTGATCCACACTGTTATAGGTGAGCTAGGATCGTTACCAAGTCGACGTGAGACAagatattaagaattttaacacacccctcacgtgtgggccggaatgacatatcggacttccatcacgtgagtaggcaagagaagagataaatagataaatccaTCATTGACTTGGGTCCGCTCTAATACCATATTAGAAgtgggccactcaccccttaaaagaccttttaaggggtgagtgacccatttctaatacATACCGTCTGTAAAATTTACGTTAAATATTACGGACGACGTTATCATCGGTTACTAAACATGATTATAGATGATTCTTTGTGAGATTACCAAGAGATTATTGCGTCGGTAAAACCTGCTTTTTTAGGTGTATAGACGGACATGGAGCAAATGAGTAATGCAGTTCCAACACATGGGTGCTGAAAACGTCAGTTGTCTCAGAATGACTTCAAATTTATAGTAGGTTTGTAAATTGGGGTCATTGGTATGCCATGATTTCGGCCACTAGACATcgtttaaaaggaaaaattgtaACTATTGTTTTTCtagatttaatttgattttacgtattttcaattttgttccTTTTTAAGCCATATGGTGTTTGGACCagttataaataatgaatttctttattttataatcagTTCGCTATTCGAgatacataaaattttcaagaaactaagaatatttcatttctccATCAGTTTCATAGTatataacatttaaaaattttgtatttttgagTGATTTGTTGTGAAAAAGTGATAAGCTAAACCTCCTATCGGGCTGATCGACGTCCGTAGATCGGCGATCGATAAATACCTGTCGCGGGCAAGTGCCCATCGAGCACGGCGGTTTTCTCACTTGGAGAACATAATGAAcgataatattgatattctatTGATTGATTTCTCAAATGATTACAATagctcctatttataatgctAATAACTAACTTAatcaacaagaaaacaaagataatATATCTAACTAATAATGCTCGTATCAAAAAGCTCTAACATTACAAAAACATActgaaatttattcttttgaaattcaaaatatataattataacaaaaataaattctgcTTCCACCCCAGCCTCAGACACACTAAACATCTTAATATGCTCACACATCCccttttattaatattagtaaaaacAAAAGACGCACACCACACATATACACACTAAACACCATAACATGTAGGCACAAGTATTAGGGCATTTTTCTTATGCGCAACTAGTCTACCTATTGCATTTGTATCCAAGTCTTGTGCATGAGTTCCTTTAGGCAATTCCCAATCAAAATTATACACCAAATTTGCAACCATAAGCTCAATTGTTATATATCCCAACGACATGCCAGCGCATATTCTTCGGCCTGAACCAAATGGAATGAGCCCAAAGTCTTGGCCTTTCGAGTCAATATCACTATTCAAAAATCTCTCAGGAATGAACTCATTTGGACTTTCCCAGTACTCTGGATCTCTCCCTACTGCATATGCGTTAACATAAACCATTGTTTTCGGCCCGATTTCATAGCCATCTAGAATGCTTGCATCCCTTGTTTCTCTTGGTAAAAGCAAGGGGGCCGGTGGATATAACCTCAAACTCTCATTTATCACTGCTTTTAGATATGGAAGTTTGGGAAGATCATCTTCGTCTACTTTGCCCTTTTGTCCTACTAAACTTCTGATTTCGTGTTGCAATTTCTCCATTACTTTGGGGGCTTTCATTAGAGCTGTCATTGTCCAAATAGTTGCACATGGAGATGCTCCTGAAGCTAGGATCATatcctagaaaaaaaaaacaagctGAAATATATGGAGGTAAAAATGGTGTGATTTAGATAAAAGATTCTGTAATTTACGATTtgtatatagggttttgagatTATGGGGTAAGCACTATATAATTTGTTATGTTTCTACTAGCTATGTGATTAATaggaataaataaatcaagaatttTGCCGATCCTGTAactagtaactttttttttgaattataaatagtcaactttttctttaaatcatgaaataatttatagaatCAGACAAGCCTTATAGTTATTATAAACCAATAGCTATGTTAGAAAAGTTTTCTATTTATCAACGGTTATTGGGTGGAAATAATGCAACGTTTATTTAAGGATAATGAAGTTAGCATAGTTCTAATATTTTCCTCAAATTTTTAAAGTggtctaaaatatcacaaactttataTTCTGCACAAACTATTACTCTCATAATTCATGAATCATGCCATTAATTATAAGAGAATGTATACGACTTTAGGTTATCCTATTATAAGTGTGGTCTGttcgaaaatggaaagtgtcTTACCCCGAAAAAGTGAAATGACCGAATCAAATATGTCGCTTACAATGGGACAGTGgcagtataaaatatttttaaataaagctTACCATTAGAAGGGCTTTGATGATTTCCCAAGTGATACCACTTGAAGAAGACTCATCATTTTTGAGCTTGATCAACACATCAAGCATATCTTCCACCtcttccatcttcttcttcaccctCCTCGATTCAAGGTGCTCGTCGATGAGCTCTTGATAGAACTCATCCATGCCCTTACACATCACATCCGCTCTCTTCACTCTTCCGCTTATCTTATCCACCAAACCAAACGCGGGAAGGTAATCAGAGACAAAGAAAGAGGTCACAAGCACATCATATTCCTCAAGAATCCGAAGGAATCTCTTCATCTCCGAGCCACCCTCCTCGTACCTCTTCCCAAACACAATCCCACATATCATATGGATGTTGGCTGCCATGGCCACCTCGCTCAAATTCAATTCTTGTCCGAGAGGGGAATAGGTTGAGATGTTCGTGATCATGTGAGCGATCTCTTGCTCTCGTATGGGGCGATAAGATTGCACCCTTTTGTTGCTTAACAGATGAATTCGTGTCATCTTTTTCATCTCCTTAAAATCATCGTTGTACGGTGTGAAGCCCACATCGGAGCTGTTGTAGGATAGTTTTTGCTGCCCTAATAAATTAGGTCTACTGCAAAATGccaaatcttgaattttaagTACTTGTTTGGCTAATTTGGCTGAGGAAATTACTAGGAGAGGGATAGAGCCTAGTTTCATGTGCATGATGGGGCCATATTTCTTGGAGAGGTGGTAAAGGTAGATGTGTGGGTCCACCACTGTACCGAGCTGGTGGAGGTTTCCGATCAACGGCAGTTGTGGCGGGCCAGGTGGTAGAGTGGTTAGTGCCCGAggttgtttgattttgtggaGGAGGTAGAAAATTATCAAGATTATTGGGAGAGTTAATGATAATAGAAGTATCATTTTGGTGAATAGGTATGTTAGTGGCATATAATTTCGgtcctatatatatagtgctTTATGTTTTACCTAATACAATAATGTATTATATGAGTTAGTCATTAATTGCACTTCAAGTTATATAATTACAGTGTGCATTGACATATATGTATTACGTGAAAGACTTGATGGATAGTAATTTGTTACATGTGTTtcatgtgatattttttaatgattctTCTAGGTTTCTAAAGCAAGCATTTAATAAGAATGATCAAATTGTAGGGATAACAAGAAAtcttagttttttaaaatcgaAATACATCACCAGTAACCAAAATCGATCCCAAAACAATGAAACTCGCTAgctatttataattagttaGTAAATTCTTAGAACTCAAAAGTGaatacaatgaaaattataaaactaaaaatacatctagaaaaataataaaagtattttttttgccCTCTAAACAATGTCAACAATATGCTATAACCAAGACTTTGATTCCTTGGTTCGTTTTTCAAGCACCATACGGATTTTAGGTCATTCTAGTATAGATAAGGGTTTCAGCATTTTTGGTGTCAGAACAGAAAAATTGTGAGAAGAtcaattttgcaattttactaaattataAGTACGCTATTTCCTTTTGAAATTCAGAACATGAAAGTGGGGTATGGAAGTAGTATAATTAGTGTAAATAATGTCATGATACTTTGTACTCTTTGTTCATGTTTGATGATGAAATGTAGAATTGTAATTTATCACACTTTATGGTACtctaaataattactataaactCAAAAGTTAACCAATGATCACAATAAACTAGTACCATGTAATGCATGAATCATCAATTTCACTTTGCATCTCCTCTCTTCTTGTAGAAGACATTAGTAATGTGAAACTAAATTTCCTCAAATTAAATTCTCCTTCCGCCCCGgccacacaaacacacactaaaCATCATAATATGCTCACACATCCccttttattaatattagtgaaaataaaagatgCACACACGCACATTCACACTAAACACCATAACATTTAGGCACAAGTATTAGGGCATTTTTCTTATGCACAACTACTCCACTGGTTGGATTTGTATCCAAGTCTTGTGCATGAATTCCTTTAGGCAATTCCCAATCAAAACTATACACCAAATTTGCAACCATAAGCTCAGTTGTCAAATATCCCATCGACATGCCAGGGCATATTCTTCGCCCGAACCAAATGGAATGAGCCCAAAATCTTGGCCTTTCGAGTCAATATTACTATTCAAGAATCTCTCAGGAACAAACTCATCTGGATTTTCCCAGTACTCGGGATCTCTCCCTACTGCATATGCGTTAACATAAACCATTGTTTTCGGCCGATTTGTAGCCATCAAGAATGCTTGCATCCATTGTTTCTCTTGGTAGAAGCAAGGGGCCCGGTGGGTATAACCTCAAACTCTCATTTATCACGGCTTTTAGATATGGAAGTTTGGGAAGATCATCTTCGTCTACTTTGCCCTTTTGTCCTACCAAACTTCGGATTTCGTTTTGCAATTTCTCCATTAGCTTTGGGTGCTTTCATTAGAGCTGTCATTgtccatatttatttaatgatttaGTCATTTACAACTATTACATAATGTTTTGAAGTTATGGTGTAGGCCCTATTAGTTTCTAGCAATGGGACATGATTTTAAGTTCAGAGTTCGTAACacattttcataataatttcttttaaaatcatgtaattttAGGCTCTCATATTTGAAGTAgcctattaaaatataaataaaaacatttttttttaaattgacgtgcctaaatttaa is a window from the Salvia hispanica cultivar TCC Black 2014 chromosome 1, UniMelb_Shisp_WGS_1.0, whole genome shotgun sequence genome containing:
- the LOC125207670 gene encoding 6,7,8-trihydroxycoumarin synthase-like, giving the protein MLLLLSITLPIILIFYILHKAKPRALTTLPPGPPPLPLIGNFHQLGKAAEPHIYLHQLSKKYGPVIHMKLASRPLLVISSAKLAKEVLKIQDLAFCSRPNYLGQQKLSYNSSDVAFTPYNDDWKEIRKTVHIHLFSSKRVQSYRPVREEEISRMITGISSSASGEVNVNEVVMAAGIHILCGITFGKRLYSEEWSDTKRFLEFLKGFDTLATSFFVSDYFPAFGLVDWISGKMKRAESIFKGMDSFYHERIDEHLESRRVEEVKEVEDMVAVLMKLKSDDESSSSGITLRNIKALLMNMIVASAETTPAAVVWTMTALIKAPKVMEKLQNEIRSLVGKKGKVDEDDLPKLPYLKAVINESLRLYPPVPLLIPRESIETSTLDGYEIRPKTLVYVNAYAVGRDPECWENPDEFFPERFLNSGIDYKGQDFGLIPFGSGRRMCPGMSMGYLTTELMVANLVYSFDWELPKGVLAQDVDTDATKGLAVFKKNPLLLVPKKF
- the LOC125220251 gene encoding 6,7,8-trihydroxycoumarin synthase-like gives rise to the protein MILLLSLTLPIILIIFYLLHKIKQPRALTTLPPGPPQLPLIGNLHQLGTVVDPHIYLYHLSKKYGPIMHMKLGSIPLLVISSAKLAKQVLKIQDLAFCSRPNLLGQQKLSYNSSDVGFTPYNDDFKEMKKMTRIHLLSNKRVQSYRPIREQEIAHMITNISTYSPLGQELNLSEVAMAANIHMICGIVFGKRYEEGGSEMKRFLRILEEYDVLVTSFFVSDYLPAFGLVDKISGRVKRADVMCKGMDEFYQELIDEHLESRRVKKKMEEVEDMLDVLIKLKNDESSSSGITWEIIKALLMDMILASGASPCATIWTMTALMKAPKVMEKLQHEIRSLVGQKGKVDEDDLPKLPYLKAVINESLRLYPPAPLLLPRETRDASILDGYEIGPKTMVYVNAYAVGRDPEYWESPNEFIPERFLNSDIDSKGQDFGLIPFGSGRRICAGMSLGYITIELMVANLVYNFDWELPKGTHAQDLDTNAIGRLVAHKKNALILVPTCYGV